GTACCGTTTTGGATACGGCATTGCTGCACGAGGTTATCGCTGGTCACGATAAGTATGATGCCACCAGCGTGAATCGTGCGGTAGCTCCTGTAGTAGCAGCGGCACGTGAAGGCGCACGTGGTGACCTTAAGGGCACCAAGATTGGTGTTGTCAAGCAATTCGACCGTGAAGGCTATCAGTCTGGCGTGCTCGAGCAGTTCCATAAGTCTGTGGAGCAGTTAACGGCACAAGGCGCAGAAATTGTGGAAGTTGATTGTCCTCACTTCGATGATGCTCTGGCAGCGTATTACTTGATTCTTCCTTGTGAAGTCTCCTCCAACCTCGCGCGTTTCGACGGTATGCGTTACGGACTGCGCGAGGGGGACGACGGATCACACTCTGCAGAAGAAGTTATGTCCTTGTCTCGCGCGGCAGGTTTCGGCCCAGAGGTAAAGCGTCGTATCATCTTGGGCACCTATGCTTTGTCTGTTGGTTACTACGATGCGTATTATTTGCAGGCTCAGCGTGTGCGTACCCTCATTGCTCAGGACTTCGCAGCAGCATACGAAAAGTGCGACGTTTTGGTTTCCCCGACGACTCCAACCACTGCCTTCAAGCTTGGTGAGAAGGTTTCGGACCCAATGGCGATGTACAACTTCGACTTGTGCACCCTTCCGCTAAACCTTGCTGGTCTGTGCGGTATGTCCTTGCCTTCTGGTTTGGCACCGGATTCTCAGCTTCCTACAGGCCTGCAAATTATGGCTCCTGCTTTCCAAGACGATCGTCTCTACAAGGTAGGTGCAGCTTTCGAGGCTGGTCAGAAGTAATTTCTTAGTATTTTGTAGCTTAGAGCTCTAAATGGTTCAAAAGGCAGCACGCTTGTGTGCTGCCTTTTGAGATCTTTAACAATGGTTGCTAGAAGTGGTAACACATGATGCTAAAACCAGCATCAGAGTGGCGGATATCTTGGAATCCGAGCCGTTCGTAGAGCTTTTTCGCCCTAGGATTTCCGTCGTCAACAGATAGTGAGAGTCCAGGCGCACCAAGTGTCCGTGCAAGTTCAAGCGATTTATTGAGCAAAATACTGCCTACGCCGTTTCCTCGATAACGTGGTTCGACAGCGATAGCTACCTCGGGAATGTCTTCGGATACGTACCCATAACCGTGGTCGTTATCATTCCCCCAAACAAGCCATGCGCCTCCGGCTGGGATCATTTTAGGTGACCAGGCAATGAGTCCACCGTCAGTGGGATCCCATTGTTTGACGTAAAAACGGTAGTCCTCTAAGAAATCAGCCCCAATGTCGGCATGCTCATCACCGAAAACATCGGTAAGGAAATTGAGCCGAGCAATATAAGTTCTATCGGATTCAGTTGTGCGCACTAATGTGAATTCTGAAGCTGACATGATGACAAGTCTACTATTTTTAGGTGTATTGTGTTTCCAGTCGATTGTGAAACTAGGAGGTAGACGTTGAGTACAGCAACCAAATCTGACACTCAGTATCCCACCATGCCGTTACCAGAAAAAGAGGCGTGGCCTGCACTAATTGCATTGTGCATTGGGTTTTTTATGATCCTTTTGGATCAAACCATTGTTGCCGTTGCTACTCCTGCGTTGCAAGAGGATCTTCATGCCTCCTATAACGAGGTTATTTGGGTGACGTCGGCCTACTTGCTGACTTTCGCTGTACCTTTGCTTATCACAGGGCGACTAGGGGATCGATTCGGCCCTAAGAATATTTACATCATCGGTATGGTGATCTTTACGCTTAGTTCTCTTGCCTGCGGTTTCGCACCAAATATGATGACACTGATTATAGCCCGTGCTGTTCAAGGCATCGGTGCATCTATGCTGACGCCACAGACTATGAGCGTGATCAACCGTGTATTTGCGCGTGAACGTCGTGGCGCAGCTCTCGGTGCGTGGGGCAGTGTAGCGGGAATAGCAAGTCTTGCAGGCCCAATTCTGGGCGGGTTTATTACCGCGTGGGTTGGGTGGCAATGGATTTTCTTTATTAACGTACCCTTTGGTGTCCTTGCTGTTTTTGCAGTGGCACGTTTTGTCCCACGCTTTAAACCGACTGAACGAAGTATCGACGGCTTGAGCATGGTGTTGTCTGTTGTATCTGTCTTTGCGTTGGTTTTTGCTTTGCAACAGGGTGAATCTGCTTCTTGGGCTTGGTGGATCTGGGTAGTTATGCTTCTCGGCATTGTGGTAGGTGTTGCGTTTGCCTACCAGCAAAATCGTGCAGAGACCAAGGGGAAAGATGCGTTGATGCCACTATCGCTTTTCCATGTTCGGAATTTTTCCCTCGGCAATATTGGTATTGCCGCTATGGGCTTTACCATTGCTGGTACTCCGCTCCCAATCATGTTGTATCTGCAGCAGGTTCATTCGCTTACACCGCTTCAAGCTGGTTTATTCATGATGCCTCAGGCATTGATTTCGGCGTTTTTCTCGCCGTTGATCGGACGGCGGTCAGATCACTATTCGACGAGTAAATTAGCTGGATTCGGTTTCTCGACAATGGCCGTGGGATTGGTATTTATCGCGGTGGTGATGATCGTAGATGCAAGTCTGTGGTGGTTAGTGCCAGCATTCATTGTGTATGGCTTGGGTAACGCATTTGTATGGTCGCCAAACTCTACGTTGACGATGCGAGATCTGCCGCTTCATCACATGGGGGTGGGGTCCGGTGTGTACAACACGACCCGTCAAATTGGTTCCGTAATCGGTTCTGCAGCTATTGGCGCTGTGCTACAGTGGCGCATCCTTGCAGGGGATATGGGAGCTGCGTATGGCCAGTCGATCATCCTTGGTGCTGTTATGTTGGCAGTAGGCTTTGTGTCCGCCATGATGGCGAAAGATAGAGTCCGCCGTTAATAGCTGATGAATATGCCTCACTGCCTGTTTGTTTGGAACAAGGGTAGTGAGGCAGTTTTTATTCTGCAGTGTCGTTCACGAGGTAAGCGGCGGCCGCTGATGCTGCTGTAACGCTGAGAACTGCTGGCCATGCGCCGATCTTTTTAGCCAGCGGGTGGGAGGCGCCGAATGCTGCGATGTATGCAGCGCTTAACGCGGCCGTTCGGGTAACACCGCCGCGTGCCCACCAAGACCTTCCGGCCCAGATTCCAGCAGCTGCGAGGACTACTCCACCTAGGGGGCGAATTCCGGTCTCGCGAGCGGTAAGCCAGCCGCCGATAAGGCCAGTGGCAATCACGGGGGCGGTGCTTACTTTGTTTGCAGGTTTTACATCAAATCCCATAAATGTTGTCATAGCGCAATAGCTTAGCGAGCCATCGGCAGCGGCGCTATCAAACTAAGCGGTTTGGATAGTTGCTATGTCATTTTTAATGTGGAATGGGCGTTGAGAAGTTTTTGAAGTTAGGTTTCGATAATTAGATACTCTGTTGGCTATACTTAAGTCCGTCAAATATTGACTAGGTGCAGCACTGAACTGCTGCATGGGAATCTGGTGAAAATCCAGGACTGACGCGCAGCGGTAATAGTGCAAGTGAGTGCTTCAATGTAGCCACTGAGAGTAAAAAACTCTTGGGAAGGTGAGGCAATTTCTCTCGCGTAGAGCACTAAAGTCCGAAGACCGGCCTAGTTAGAAGTATGCGCTGCAGTCCTCGCGTTCTAGGTGCGCAGCCCGATACGTAGTTGAAGTTGGTCATGTGATCAGACGACTTACCACGCCCATGCTATTTGTTGCACTTCTTATTGTGGCGGCCGTTAGTTTTGTCATTTCATTATCTTTTGGTTCAGTTGACTATCCGCAAGAACAGGTATGGGCAGTTGTTAAAGCTCATCTCGCCGGGGATGTGTACCCAGATCAGTCCATTGATGCGGTGGTGTGGGAGCTACGTGCGCCACGCGGAGTGTTAGCGCTGATTGTTGGCGCAGGTTTAGCACTTGCAGGCGTTGCTATGCAAACATTGGTGCGTAATCCCTTGGCTGATCCATACCTGTTAGGCATAAGCTCCGGTGCGAGTGTGGGTGCGACCGCAGTGCTCGTCTTTGGTCTGCTAGGCAATTTTGGTCTTTATGCGTTGTCGAGCGGAGCGTTGGTTGGTGCGATAATCGCTACGTTTGCGGTCTATGCCGTCACGTTGGCTCAGGGTGGGTTGACACCATTGCGATTAATTTTGTCGGGCGTTGTGTTATCTTCGGCATTTTCTGCACTTGCTAGCTTCTTGGTTTTTAAAGGACCAGATGCACGTGCCGCCCAAGGCGTGCTGTTCTGGATGCTGGGTTCTGTTGCTGGTGCCCAGTGGGGAAAGCTGGCAATTCCTGCAATTGTTGTCGCCTTGGCGTTTGTCGGTTTGTTGTTTATTAATCGTCAGATGGATGCTTTGGCTGCAGGCCCTGATACGGCGACGGCGCTTGGAGTTAACGTTCCAGCATTGCGCCAGGGCTTGTTTTTTCTTCAGGCGATGCTTGTGGGTGCGATGGTTGCAGTGGCCGGTGGTATCGGATTTGTTGGGCTTGTGATTCCGCACTTGGCTCGTATGATGGTGGGTTCCTTGCATCGTCGGTTGTTGCCGATTGCTGCGGCTTTTGGTGCTGTATTTATGGTGTGGGTTGATGTGCTAGCTCGTGTTGCGGCGCCTCCTCAAGAGATTCCGCTCGGTGTTGTTACGGGTGTTATCGGTGCGCCGTTATTCCTTATTTTGATGGGACGTAAGAGCTATCGCTTTGGGGGACAGGAGTCATGATGCATTGCCAAGTACAGGATATTGCTTGTGGTTTTGATACCAAGACTACGATTTTGAAAGACATTTCTTTTTCTGTTGAGCACGGCACGATGACTGCGATCGTGGGCGTCAATGGCGTTGGAAAATCTACCCTGTTGCGTGCTCTAGCCGGTATCACGCAACCACATGATGGCATTGTAACGGTTAACGGCCACGATATTCACAAAATTCGTGCCAAAAAGCGTGCCATGATGTTGACCTTTGTAGGCCAAGAGGAACAACCACCTGCGGATTTATCGGTGGAAGAAGTGGTAGCCCTTGGCAGATTGCCGTATATCAAGTCATGGCAGTTGGGATCTAAGAATGAACGCGACATCGTGGAACATTCTCTCGAGCTGGTTGGTTTGGCAGGGCGTCGTAAAGCGTTGTGTTCTGAGCTTTCGGGCGGGCAACGACGCCGTGTGCTGTTAGCTCGTGGATTTGCTCAACAAACAGACCTCGTTTTTCTCGACGAGCCGACCAATCATCTCGATGTTCAGCACCAACTGCACTTGCTCCATGTGCTTCGTGATTCCGGACGCACCATCGTTGCCACCATCCATGACCTTGATCTGGCGGTATCGCACTTTGATCAGGTCGTGGTGGTGGGCAATGGTGGTGTGGTCGCCGCTGGATCTCCGCAGGAAGTTCTCACCCCTGAGATCGTATCCCAAGTATTCGGCGTGGAATCATTACTTGTCCAACTCGAACAAGCCCGTCGTGTGCATTTGCTTATCGACGCCCTGTCCAATCAACCTCATCAATCTCCAAAGGAGTAGTTCTCGTTCTCATGAAGGCTAAACTTTTCCCTCTTCTCGTCCCAATGCTTGGCGTTTCCATTGTCCTAGCTGGTTGCAGCAATTCCGATACTTCTAAGCAAGCTGAGTCCAAAGACGGCGTGACTATCACCAACTGCGGCAAGGAAGTCACCTACGCCAAGGCCGATAACCTGTTTGTTAACGATGGCAACATTATTTCTATTGCTCTTGCTGCTGGCGCTGCCGACAATGTGAAATACGTCAGCTCTGTTCAACGCGATAAAGATCTATTGCATGCTAAATACGGCAAGGATATCGACAATGCGGAGGATGTTGCAAAGGAATATCCATCGCTTGAAGCTATTGTTGCCAAGCACCCTGATATTTTCGTTGCTGGTTGGAACTACGGCTTCTCTGAAGAAAAGAACTTGACACCTGACACTCTGAAAGATCAGGGCATTGATACCTACATCTTGAGCGAATCATGCCGTCAAGAAGGCTCCGAAAAGCGTGGATTGTACGATCCATGGGAGGCCGTAAAAATGGATATCTCCAACATCGGCAAGATCACCAGCCACGACGATACCGCAAAATCTGTTGTCAAGGATATCGATTCCCGTTTGGATGCCCTAAAGAATGCGCCACAGGCGGATAAAAAACCGACTGCGTTTGTATTCGATTCGGCTCGGGACTCTGCAATTTTCACATCGGGCAAATTTGGCGCCCCACAGGCCATCATCGAGGCTGCTGGTGGCCGCAATGGTGCTGAAGACGTGGAAGATACTTGGACCACTGTGGGCTGGGAAAATCTCGCTGCTTCGAAGCCTGATGTCTTCGTTTTTGTTGATTACCCAGGTCAAGAATTTGAAGAAAAGATCGAAGTGTTGCGTAATAATCCAGCCACGAAGGATCTGCCAGCTGTCAAGGAAAACCGCTTTGTCAACTTGCCATACGCCATGTGGACCTCCGGTCCACTCAACATTGATGCTGCAGAGCAGATGCGCAAGGGTTTTGAAAAGTTCGGCCTCGTTCCTAGCTCTGAAATCAAGTCTTCCTTGGAACTTCCAGCGTCTGTACCAGGCCAAAACTACTATAAGTAGGAACTAGGGTGCGTCTACGAGTGGGGGACCGTAGGCGCACTTTTGCTATGGCTATAATGAAGGTCGCTTAGTGTGAACTAATTTCATTATTCCTAGTGAGGGGCAGATGAACAGCCAGCATCATAAGTTTCTCGAGTTTGAAAGCGCTATTCAACGAGCTAATAGTCGACTCGTTTTTCTTTTTGCATTGCTTTATGGCTGCGGTTTTATCACAGCAGCGCTAGGGCGTTCCCTTGTGGGTGTTCTTATACTGATTGCGGTTTGTATTCCGATTTTATTTCACACATCGCGGGGGATACGCCTTGGGCGGCAACCAGCTGATGCTACCTCTAAAGCGTGGAATAGCGGTGAATCTGCTAGGTGGCGCAAATATGACCGAATTGTAATGGTGATCGCGATTTCGATACCGACTGCGATTAACATCGTTCGAGATTTGAGTCGGTCAGGGGCTGTCGTTTTAGCTGTTATTGCGACAGTACTGTTTTATATAGTGACACAGTCGTGGTATCAGGGGTTTAAAGATACGACTGAATTGGGACACTTTGGTTCCGATGAGATTGTTGAACTCTCAGACGATCAGCTCAACTATCTAGCAGTATTGTGGTCTGCTCGCTGTGCGGTAGGTTTTCAGGAAATGAAACTGTCGCGTTTAGCTAAAGAGACTCAGCTATCGCGTGAAGCTATTCAAGAAATTACTCAGTTTTTCATTGCTCGCGGTGTTGTTTCTGTCTTTGAAGAATATGGATCTTCTGGTCAAAAAGACGTCGAATGGGTGCAACTTACATTGCGTGGTTGTGGTCTGGTGAAGAATTTGGAAAGCGTTTCTTCTCATTCTTAGAAGTTCTCTCTTCTTTCTACTGTGCTTTGTTGGAGTTATCGCATTTGCTGTATGTTGCAGGCATGTGCATCCATGTTGTTTAGCTGGATGCCCTCATATGTGGGATATTTACTGTGATTCCCGACAAAAATCATTCCGATCGGGCGTAATCCCACACATTCTTCAACAATGATTCTTGAGAAGCGCTACACTGAGAATCATGCGAATTGCGACTCTTACATCCGGTGGCGATTGCCCCGGCCTCAACGCTGTGATCCGCGGCATTGTCCGCACATGTTCTGAGTACGGCTCGACCGTCGTTGGATACCAAGACGGCTGGGTGGGGCTCATGGAAGACAAGCGCATTCAACTATACGACGATGAAAATATCGACCGTATTCTGTTGCGCGGCGGAACCATTTTGGGTACCGGCCGCCTTCACCCTGACAAGTTTAAGTCTGGTCTCGACCAGATCAAGGCTAACCTTGAGGATGCTGGCATCGATGCCCTTATCCCAATCGGTGGCGAAGGCACTCTGAAGGGGGCAAAGTGGCTGTCCGATAATGGTATTCCTGTGGTCGGCGTGCCAAAGACCATTGACAACGATGTAAATGGTACCGACTACACCTTCGGTTTTGATACCGCCGTTTCTGTGGCTACCGATGCTATCGACCGTCTGCATACCACTGCAGAATCTCACAATCGTGTGATGATCGTCGAGGTTATGGGGCGCCACGTCGGTTGGATCGCCTTGCATGCTGGTATGGCTGGTGGTGCACACTACACGGTGATTCCTGAGCAGCCATTTGATATTGCAGAGATCTGCAAGGCAATGGAACGCCGTTTCCAGATGGGTGAGAAGTACGGCATTATTGTCGTTGCCGAAGGTGCACTGCCTAAGGAAGGCACCATGGACTTCGCTGAGGGTGGCGTTGACCAGTTTGGTCACCAGACCTTCAACGGAATTGGCCAAGTAATTGGTGAGGAAATCAAGAAGCGCCTCGGCCATGATGTCCGTACTACGGTTCTGGGACACATTCAGCGTGGTGGTACCCCAACTTCTTATGACCGTGTTTTGGCTACCCGTTACGGTGTTCATGCTGCACGTGCTTGCCACAACGGTGATTACGGCAAGATGGTTGCGTTGCACGGTGAGCACATTGATTTGATTCCGCTTGAGGATGCAGTGGATACGCTGAAGACTGTTCCTGAAGGTCGCTACCGCACGGCCCGTGCTCTGTTTGGCTAAATGTATAGAGGAAGTCCACTTTCGATGAGTTTTCTTCGGAAGTGGCTTTCTTCGTTATAGACCCCCGACTCTACGATTTTTACGATAAGGCATTAAACTATTTCACCATGACTGCTGCGATGTATGACCTGATGGATTATGACGAGGTCCTAGAGAAGTTTGATCCGGTAATGGGCCTTGAGGTTCACGTTGAGCTAGCAACCGAAACCAAGATGTTCTCGGCCCCTTCTGCACACTTTGGTGCCGAGCCGAACTCTAACGTTGACCCAGTATCGTTGGGCTTGCCGGGTGCATTGCCCGTCGTCAATGCTAAGGGCGTTGAATGGGCTATTAAGATCGGTCTGGCCCTCAACTGCAAGATTGCGGAGTCTTCTCGATTCGCCCGCAAGAATTATTTCTACCCAGATCAGCCAAAGAACTATCAGATTTCGCAGTACGATGAGCCAATTGCTTACGACGGCTACCTTGATGTGGTTCTTGACGACGGAACCCCGTGGCGCGTTGAGATCGAACGTGCTCACATGGAAGAAGACACGGGCAAACTTACCCATTTGGGTGGTGCTGATGGCCGTATCCATGGTGCAACTGCATCGCTCGTGGACTGCAACCGTGCAGGCATTCCGCTTATCGAGATCGTGACCAAGCCAATCGAAGGTGCCGGTGAGCGTGCGCCTGAGGTTGCGCGAGCCTATGTTGGTGCGCTTCGTGATTTGGTTAAGGCTCTCGGAGTGTCTGATGCGCGTATGGACCAAGGTTCCATGCGTTGCGACGCAAACGTTTCTCTGCGCCCTGTTGGAACTGTTGAGTTTGGTACCCGTACCGAAACCAAGAACATCAACTCTTTGAAATCAGTGGAACAAGCGGTGCGCTACGAGATGCAGCGTCAGGCCCAGGTCCTTGAAGATGGCGGCGAGATCGTCCAAGAAACCCGTCACTACCAAGAAACTGATGGTTCTACCTCCAAAGGTCGCCCAAAGGAAACCGCAGAAGATTACCGTTACTTTAACGACCCTGATCTTCCTCCAGTGATCGCTCCTAAGGAATGGGTAGAAGAAATTCGCGCAACCCTTCCTGAGCTTCCTTGGATTCGTCGCGCTCGTATTCAAAAAGAGTGGGGGCTTAAAGATGAGGAAATGCGTGACTTGGTCAACGCCGGCGCATTGGATCTTATCGTTGAGACTGTCGAAGCAGGCGCATCTGCATCTGAGGCACGCTCGTGGTGGGTTGCTTACTTGTCCCAAAAGGCTAACGAGTCTGGTGTAGAACTTGACGCGCTGTCGATCACCCCTCAGCAAGTGGCTCGTGTTGCTGCGTTGGTCAAGGAAGGAAAACTGACCAACAAGTTGGCGCGCCAAGCTGTAGACGGTGTCCTTGCAGGAGAAGGCGACGTTGACGAGGTCGTTGCTGCTCGTGGCTTGGAAGTTGTTCGTGATGACGGAGCAATTGAAAAGGCTGTGGATGAAGCACTGGCTGCCAACCCAGATATCGTTGAGAAATACAAAGCGGGTAACACCAAAGTTACTGGCGCGATCGTTGGCGCTGTCATGAAAGCGACACGTGGCAAGGCTGACCCTGCCCAGGTGAATAAGTTGATCGCAGAAAAACTGGCTTAATCGCAAAGAAGGTAGCCTTACTCATCGCTGGTCTTGGTGATGAGTAAGGCTTTTCTGTATCCCTTGCCACGGTAGCAAGTTGGGCGCACAATAGGAGAGTATGACTTACTCACGACACGCAGAGCAGGTGTACACTCCCGCCGTTGATCGTTATGAAGACATGGAATACCGTCAGTGCGGTCATTCAGGACTACGGCTGCCGGCTATCAGCCTTGGATTTTGGCACAACTTTGGTGACGATAAGCCGCTAGCTAATCAGCGCGCCATTGTTCGTCGCGCTTTTGACCGAGGCGTCACACATTTTGATCTGGCAAATAACTACGGCCCGCCAGCAGGATCTGCAGAGATTAATTTCGGGCGTATCTTCCGTGAAGATCTGGCTCGCCACCGGGATGAAATCGTCATTTCGACCAAAGCGGGTTGGAACATGGGAGCGGGGCCGTACAGTTTTGGCGGTAGCCGAAAGTATTTGATGGATTCGTTGGATTCTTCGCTTGATCGCATGGGGCTCGATCACGTGGATATTTTCTATCATCATCGTCCAGATCCAGATACGCCTTTGGAAGAAACTGCATATGCTTTACGGGACATCGTGGCATCCGGCAAGGCTCGATATGTGGGAATCTCCTCCTATGGACCTGAACTAACCGCAGAGATCTCGGAAATTCTAGCTGGTGAGGGCTGCCCATTGCTGATCCATCAACCGAGCTATTCTATCTTGAATCGCTGGGTTGAGGAACCAGGCGAAGACGGCGAGAACCTATTGGAGTCCGCCGCTAACAATGGTCTGGGGGTGATCGCATTTTCACCACTTGCGCAGGGGCTTTTAACTGACCGGTATCTCGAGGGCGTGCCAGCGGATTCACGGGCAGCAGCAGAGAAGTCCTTAGGTAAAGAGATGCTCAATGCTAAAAATCTTGACATGGTGCGCGCGCTGAACGATTTAGCGCTTCGACGTGGCCAAACGTTGGCCCAGCTGGCTATCGCGTGGGTACTACGAGAACAAGGTGATTATGGGGCCACAACGGTAACCAGTGCGTTGATCGGAGCATCGTCGGTAGCGCAGTTGGATCAAAATCTGGGAGCTCTTAATAATCTTGAGTTCAGTGTTGAAGAACGCAATTATATTGACACTGTTGCCAAGGACGCTGGAATTAATATTTGGGCGGGTGCTACTGCCTCGAAGATTCACGATTAAAGGCGCGGTGTCTTAAAAGGGCAATGAGTCTAGTGCATGATGAGACGTACGCACATGATCATCATGATGATTCCGATTGCTATGTTGATATATCGCCACACCGCTGGCCGAGATAGCACGGTAGAAAAGCGTGTGGAGGTGTATCCAATAAACGGAAACCACGTCAGGCTCGCACACAGTGCACCGAGGGCGAAGATCCAGCGCCCATCGGGGCCGTGTTGATTGGCGATTCCTCCCAACATGACAAGAACGTCTATGTAGGCGGCTGGGTTAAGCCACGTGAAAGCCAACGCTGCAAGCACTGGTTTAACCCACGTGCGCTGCGCCGACTTGGGCTGAGCTTTTGTGCGTGTTTTAGTGATCACTCCGGATGATGCGTCAGCCGCTGGTTCGTAGGCTACTGGTTCGCTTTGCTCGACTGTGAGTGCTTGGCCGTGACGTTTAAAAGCTTCTTTGAAACAAGTGAATCCAAAATAGAGTAAGTACGCTACACCGAGCC
The sequence above is drawn from the Corynebacterium rouxii genome and encodes:
- the gatB gene encoding Asp-tRNA(Asn)/Glu-tRNA(Gln) amidotransferase subunit GatB, which translates into the protein MTAAMYDLMDYDEVLEKFDPVMGLEVHVELATETKMFSAPSAHFGAEPNSNVDPVSLGLPGALPVVNAKGVEWAIKIGLALNCKIAESSRFARKNYFYPDQPKNYQISQYDEPIAYDGYLDVVLDDGTPWRVEIERAHMEEDTGKLTHLGGADGRIHGATASLVDCNRAGIPLIEIVTKPIEGAGERAPEVARAYVGALRDLVKALGVSDARMDQGSMRCDANVSLRPVGTVEFGTRTETKNINSLKSVEQAVRYEMQRQAQVLEDGGEIVQETRHYQETDGSTSKGRPKETAEDYRYFNDPDLPPVIAPKEWVEEIRATLPELPWIRRARIQKEWGLKDEEMRDLVNAGALDLIVETVEAGASASEARSWWVAYLSQKANESGVELDALSITPQQVARVAALVKEGKLTNKLARQAVDGVLAGEGDVDEVVAARGLEVVRDDGAIEKAVDEALAANPDIVEKYKAGNTKVTGAIVGAVMKATRGKADPAQVNKLIAEKLA
- a CDS encoding GNAT family N-acetyltransferase, which codes for MSASEFTLVRTTESDRTYIARLNFLTDVFGDEHADIGADFLEDYRFYVKQWDPTDGGLIAWSPKMIPAGGAWLVWGNDNDHGYGYVSEDIPEVAIAVEPRYRGNGVGSILLNKSLELARTLGAPGLSLSVDDGNPRAKKLYERLGFQDIRHSDAGFSIMCYHF
- a CDS encoding 6-phosphofructokinase gives rise to the protein MRIATLTSGGDCPGLNAVIRGIVRTCSEYGSTVVGYQDGWVGLMEDKRIQLYDDENIDRILLRGGTILGTGRLHPDKFKSGLDQIKANLEDAGIDALIPIGGEGTLKGAKWLSDNGIPVVGVPKTIDNDVNGTDYTFGFDTAVSVATDAIDRLHTTAESHNRVMIVEVMGRHVGWIALHAGMAGGAHYTVIPEQPFDIAEICKAMERRFQMGEKYGIIVVAEGALPKEGTMDFAEGGVDQFGHQTFNGIGQVIGEEIKKRLGHDVRTTVLGHIQRGGTPTSYDRVLATRYGVHAARACHNGDYGKMVALHGEHIDLIPLEDAVDTLKTVPEGRYRTARALFG
- a CDS encoding ABC transporter substrate-binding protein; the protein is MKAKLFPLLVPMLGVSIVLAGCSNSDTSKQAESKDGVTITNCGKEVTYAKADNLFVNDGNIISIALAAGAADNVKYVSSVQRDKDLLHAKYGKDIDNAEDVAKEYPSLEAIVAKHPDIFVAGWNYGFSEEKNLTPDTLKDQGIDTYILSESCRQEGSEKRGLYDPWEAVKMDISNIGKITSHDDTAKSVVKDIDSRLDALKNAPQADKKPTAFVFDSARDSAIFTSGKFGAPQAIIEAAGGRNGAEDVEDTWTTVGWENLAASKPDVFVFVDYPGQEFEEKIEVLRNNPATKDLPAVKENRFVNLPYAMWTSGPLNIDAAEQMRKGFEKFGLVPSSEIKSSLELPASVPGQNYYK
- the gatA gene encoding Asp-tRNA(Asn)/Glu-tRNA(Gln) amidotransferase subunit GatA is translated as MNKYLVPDSGLTSLSAAELAEKIHSREVTSREVTQAHLDRINDVDGTLHAFLHVGTEEALAAADAVDASLDKGEAPASALAGVPLALKDVFVTTDAPTTCASKMLEGYVAPYDATVTKKIREAGIPILGKTNMDEFAMGSSTENSAYGPTLNPWDIERTPGGSGGGTSAALASGEAPLGIGTDTGGSIRQPAALTNTVGVKPTYGTVSRYGLVACASSLDQGGPTARTVLDTALLHEVIAGHDKYDATSVNRAVAPVVAAAREGARGDLKGTKIGVVKQFDREGYQSGVLEQFHKSVEQLTAQGAEIVEVDCPHFDDALAAYYLILPCEVSSNLARFDGMRYGLREGDDGSHSAEEVMSLSRAAGFGPEVKRRIILGTYALSVGYYDAYYLQAQRVRTLIAQDFAAAYEKCDVLVSPTTPTTAFKLGEKVSDPMAMYNFDLCTLPLNLAGLCGMSLPSGLAPDSQLPTGLQIMAPAFQDDRLYKVGAAFEAGQK
- the mgrA gene encoding L-glyceraldehyde 3-phosphate reductase; amino-acid sequence: MTYSRHAEQVYTPAVDRYEDMEYRQCGHSGLRLPAISLGFWHNFGDDKPLANQRAIVRRAFDRGVTHFDLANNYGPPAGSAEINFGRIFREDLARHRDEIVISTKAGWNMGAGPYSFGGSRKYLMDSLDSSLDRMGLDHVDIFYHHRPDPDTPLEETAYALRDIVASGKARYVGISSYGPELTAEISEILAGEGCPLLIHQPSYSILNRWVEEPGEDGENLLESAANNGLGVIAFSPLAQGLLTDRYLEGVPADSRAAAEKSLGKEMLNAKNLDMVRALNDLALRRGQTLAQLAIAWVLREQGDYGATTVTSALIGASSVAQLDQNLGALNNLEFSVEERNYIDTVAKDAGINIWAGATASKIHD
- a CDS encoding DHA2 family efflux MFS transporter permease subunit, whose product is MPLPEKEAWPALIALCIGFFMILLDQTIVAVATPALQEDLHASYNEVIWVTSAYLLTFAVPLLITGRLGDRFGPKNIYIIGMVIFTLSSLACGFAPNMMTLIIARAVQGIGASMLTPQTMSVINRVFARERRGAALGAWGSVAGIASLAGPILGGFITAWVGWQWIFFINVPFGVLAVFAVARFVPRFKPTERSIDGLSMVLSVVSVFALVFALQQGESASWAWWIWVVMLLGIVVGVAFAYQQNRAETKGKDALMPLSLFHVRNFSLGNIGIAAMGFTIAGTPLPIMLYLQQVHSLTPLQAGLFMMPQALISAFFSPLIGRRSDHYSTSKLAGFGFSTMAVGLVFIAVVMIVDASLWWLVPAFIVYGLGNAFVWSPNSTLTMRDLPLHHMGVGSGVYNTTRQIGSVIGSAAIGAVLQWRILAGDMGAAYGQSIILGAVMLAVGFVSAMMAKDRVRR
- a CDS encoding ABC transporter ATP-binding protein encodes the protein MHCQVQDIACGFDTKTTILKDISFSVEHGTMTAIVGVNGVGKSTLLRALAGITQPHDGIVTVNGHDIHKIRAKKRAMMLTFVGQEEQPPADLSVEEVVALGRLPYIKSWQLGSKNERDIVEHSLELVGLAGRRKALCSELSGGQRRRVLLARGFAQQTDLVFLDEPTNHLDVQHQLHLLHVLRDSGRTIVATIHDLDLAVSHFDQVVVVGNGGVVAAGSPQEVLTPEIVSQVFGVESLLVQLEQARRVHLLIDALSNQPHQSPKE
- a CDS encoding FecCD family ABC transporter permease encodes the protein MIRRLTTPMLFVALLIVAAVSFVISLSFGSVDYPQEQVWAVVKAHLAGDVYPDQSIDAVVWELRAPRGVLALIVGAGLALAGVAMQTLVRNPLADPYLLGISSGASVGATAVLVFGLLGNFGLYALSSGALVGAIIATFAVYAVTLAQGGLTPLRLILSGVVLSSAFSALASFLVFKGPDARAAQGVLFWMLGSVAGAQWGKLAIPAIVVALAFVGLLFINRQMDALAAGPDTATALGVNVPALRQGLFFLQAMLVGAMVAVAGGIGFVGLVIPHLARMMVGSLHRRLLPIAAAFGAVFMVWVDVLARVAAPPQEIPLGVVTGVIGAPLFLILMGRKSYRFGGQES